In Ardenticatenales bacterium, a single genomic region encodes these proteins:
- a CDS encoding GAF domain-containing protein has protein sequence MSSSPVSSSNASPGKRLLRFPATIAFRLPFLVISGLMVTLFAAVLVSIFVGRAQVERLAQESLESIAGIQAEQLSRQLDEQLNFLRNLAAYETIHNDIKYVNATYETTPGGPDALRETLRQEWAAAQKSHFDPAQIPPTISARIQLELTDELHDALLARPSENSSLVIVDRYGALVGYSYPPAQVFFDDAPWWQALQSGQQAYIAGPLVDLGSPTSRVLALAVPILDPQSGELMGAIYEAFDYNAITATLLRGQFSGSGRTALVAANGDVIYASIRIDDFVQANVPIAAAAAGLTTYTGQFGRTYLFVAAPVAGADPTINNLGWYAAAVQGRADALAAVNRTVAPSFGLAALIALVLIALLYIQFIRPLTRDLAHLQQGAEALQQGQQQDVIINRPDELGLLATTFNKMAYRLRHQLETQESIIAHRTAELKQRATQLRAAVQVGQAASASLDLETLMADVVDLIPDRFGFYHAAIFLLEADGQAAIVRAATGEVGQIMAAQPHRLAVGSASIVGWAMANRRPRIALNVGEDTVYFQNPLLPETRAEMAVPLVGRGDLLGALDVQSREESAFTDEDLQVLQLMADQIAAAILNARAFRQVEVQAGQLQYVLTLGQQLNRLHDDEEMVWRACRHIQEAFNYDAVHIAARGDFGWSVQAATARQPRLVAPLHLTRPLRSGLLGQAMQQGKPLLVGTRTHHDAGYYDLDFPVVGGEAAVPLYAGTEPYGAIGIYTEQPGQLTTSDLNLLALCAETIGAAIANARLLARVEQNLAELNRLYQQATRLAPATSPPDGTSINSISAFTTPLVSRGQIIGELRIGGEAEDLSPYDQNLVAAVAGQIALTVENSRLFTQTQSRLRETEALYQLTHLLSTTLDVEEIYRRAARAFTEQLGASRCLIASWEAEADTITVQAEHAANTLAHNQQLPAYSALALNDFPSARQALATQEPVARRIDDPRLPVPEEELLRRMGQVNVLLVPLLFAGEASGLVILFNQQRPFSSAETRLISALANQTTIALRNALLATETRNRVTQLTTLYRVGQRLAQAPTLQAVYDGARREILALTEATEMSVYLAQDGDRPRQAAYHYQYGIGTDRLDTLSSKPFNDDLSAYVTRQEAVVIVNAGSHAHLRRLIPEHIPPTLHSAWAGFPLIVANRCIGVLALAHDENVAAFPTDEASLLETIAASLAVAINNQLQLEQTRQALQAQTAQGVQLQAAAQVAAAASSILDPEILLQSAVDLLQTTFELYYVGIFLVDAAANEAVLRGATGEAGRNQLQEAYRLPLGPGSLIGNASADGRARVVPDVRQNPEWRPNPFLPLTRSELALPLRVRERVIGALTVQSEHVNHFTTQLVQTLQTIADQLAIAIDNGRLLQDSILYSTQLQLAAEISRAASTILDRDQLIGSVVNLIQEQFDLYYVGLFLVDKQGMAVLQGGTGSAGAEHLRQGLRFPVLEDPPPELASLVGVSIARGTTLVEEDVRQARYWTADPLLPRTRSELSLQLHARGRIIGAISAQSDQLGGFSAESISVLQSLADQIAITIENADLFAQTERSLLMSTALYETGRQVTEATDALTIYQSLVDFAATAEICDAVLVIAPDPLSPEQLLVAASWNRAAIATDDETRLQREHFPHGNDGWGTRIIHVTNGQEDERLDASLHQLFQRLQVRGADMIPILVEAEWLATLILARAIAASLPDRNLQPFLTLADQTATHLANQRLLAETNALYRISGELNQALTQEDALDMTVSAVAAYTGVPQCRFVLYDEQSGTGSVAAEFTRGQEEGPHLGMTVVEAGFFAELARRRELMIFEDTGEESAAVVAHLRPFAARAGIFIPAFSQQQFIGYLALDLPGNPQSVNRSSYNYTQAVIGQLTTFLENLRLLDDTMRSAHELVTLNQIGTHISGILNLPQLAETVNAQLGRLLPNDAFLMALYRANTQTVQTLLCHYQGETVPLPPRTLRAEEPLYTFLHGLEPIIIAGQMPLARAESEHWGRPSLPSSIWSPLLREGVPIGYISVHSRRPRAYLPNHMQLLRTIATQTSLAVSNAQLFQQTQQNVAELRKLLRVSQAAASSVEADERIRNTVSALHDSLNKASVAIYILDESRQELHQIAARGSHTFSAMLSAEHGLPRQVLSWGEPIIVNDARASGGGTGPRDDSFSQLLIPLALGRRMIGIIYVQSQQSPAFSDDDVRLLQTLSGNLATTIESGRLFQEIQAANERLREVDRLKTQFLANMSHELRTPLNSIIGFSRLMLKGIDGPITPEQEEDLSSIHTSGQHLLRLINDILDMSKIEAGKMVLILEQVDLVEVARNVLASISALLAGKPVTLQTVFAPDLPTIEADPIRMRQILLNLLSNAAKFTDAGTIQLHIQRENDTVHLQVADTGKGIAEKDFDKLFREFEQVDASPTREVGGTGLGLPITKNLVTMHGGEIWVESVLERGSTFHVRLPIRQSNT, from the coding sequence ATGAGCAGCAGCCCGGTTTCCTCCAGCAATGCCTCCCCAGGTAAGCGTCTGCTCCGTTTTCCGGCCACGATTGCCTTCCGCCTGCCATTCCTGGTAATTAGCGGCTTGATGGTGACGTTGTTCGCGGCGGTGTTGGTGAGTATTTTCGTGGGGCGGGCGCAGGTGGAACGTTTGGCGCAGGAAAGTTTGGAGTCAATTGCCGGCATTCAAGCCGAGCAACTCTCCCGCCAACTAGACGAGCAACTGAACTTCCTACGCAACCTGGCCGCCTACGAAACCATTCACAACGACATCAAATACGTCAATGCCACCTACGAAACCACCCCTGGTGGCCCCGATGCTCTGCGGGAAACGCTGCGCCAGGAATGGGCGGCGGCGCAAAAAAGTCACTTCGATCCCGCCCAAATCCCCCCAACCATCAGCGCCCGAATCCAACTCGAACTCACCGACGAACTGCACGACGCTCTCCTGGCCCGCCCCAGCGAGAACAGCAGCCTCGTCATCGTTGACCGATACGGCGCCCTCGTCGGGTACAGCTACCCGCCTGCTCAGGTGTTCTTTGACGACGCCCCCTGGTGGCAGGCCCTCCAGTCAGGCCAACAAGCCTACATCGCCGGCCCACTCGTTGATCTGGGCAGCCCAACCTCCCGTGTTCTCGCCCTCGCCGTGCCCATCCTGGACCCCCAGAGCGGTGAGTTGATGGGCGCGATCTACGAAGCCTTCGACTACAACGCCATCACAGCCACCCTCCTGCGCGGCCAATTCAGTGGCTCCGGGCGCACGGCCCTCGTCGCCGCCAATGGCGACGTCATCTACGCCTCCATCCGTATTGACGACTTCGTCCAGGCCAACGTCCCTATCGCCGCCGCCGCCGCCGGTCTCACCACCTACACCGGCCAGTTTGGCCGCACCTACCTTTTTGTGGCCGCTCCCGTCGCGGGAGCCGACCCCACTATCAACAACCTTGGTTGGTACGCCGCTGCCGTACAGGGGCGCGCCGACGCCCTGGCCGCCGTTAACCGCACCGTGGCCCCCTCGTTTGGTCTGGCCGCCCTCATCGCCCTCGTCCTCATCGCTCTCCTCTACATTCAGTTCATTCGCCCGCTAACGCGCGACCTGGCGCATTTACAACAGGGGGCGGAAGCGCTGCAACAAGGGCAACAGCAGGATGTGATCATCAACCGACCCGACGAATTAGGGCTGCTGGCGACAACGTTTAACAAAATGGCGTATCGCCTGCGTCACCAGTTGGAGACGCAGGAGTCAATTATTGCCCACCGCACGGCGGAACTGAAGCAGCGGGCCACGCAGTTGCGGGCCGCCGTACAGGTGGGACAGGCGGCAAGCGCCTCGCTAGACCTGGAAACATTGATGGCGGATGTCGTCGATCTGATCCCGGATCGATTCGGCTTCTACCATGCCGCCATATTCTTGCTGGAAGCGGACGGGCAGGCTGCCATTGTACGCGCGGCGACAGGGGAAGTCGGCCAGATCATGGCAGCCCAGCCGCACCGGTTGGCGGTGGGGTCGGCGTCTATCGTCGGTTGGGCCATGGCGAATCGCCGCCCACGCATCGCCCTCAACGTGGGCGAGGATACCGTCTATTTCCAAAATCCGTTGCTGCCGGAGACTCGTGCGGAAATGGCCGTGCCCCTGGTGGGTCGTGGCGATCTGCTGGGCGCGCTCGACGTGCAAAGCCGCGAGGAAAGCGCGTTTACGGATGAGGATTTGCAGGTATTGCAGTTGATGGCGGATCAGATCGCCGCGGCGATTTTGAATGCGCGCGCTTTCCGCCAGGTGGAGGTGCAGGCCGGGCAACTCCAGTATGTTTTGACGTTGGGGCAACAACTGAATCGGTTGCATGATGACGAGGAAATGGTATGGCGCGCGTGCCGGCATATTCAGGAAGCATTCAACTATGACGCCGTACACATCGCCGCCCGCGGTGACTTCGGGTGGTCGGTGCAAGCCGCCACCGCCAGGCAACCCCGCCTTGTCGCGCCACTACATCTGACCCGCCCGCTGCGCAGTGGCCTGCTGGGGCAGGCGATGCAACAAGGCAAGCCGCTGCTGGTAGGCACGCGCACCCACCATGACGCAGGCTACTACGATCTGGACTTCCCCGTGGTGGGGGGCGAGGCGGCGGTTCCGCTTTATGCCGGCACGGAACCCTACGGGGCCATCGGCATCTACACCGAACAACCCGGCCAACTTACCACCAGCGACCTGAACCTGCTCGCCCTCTGCGCCGAAACCATCGGCGCAGCCATCGCCAACGCCCGCCTGCTCGCTCGCGTCGAACAAAACCTGGCCGAACTGAATCGCCTCTACCAACAAGCCACCCGCCTGGCCCCCGCGACCAGCCCGCCGGATGGGACGTCGATAAACAGCATCAGCGCGTTCACCACCCCCCTTGTCTCTCGCGGCCAGATCATCGGCGAACTGCGCATTGGTGGCGAAGCGGAAGACCTAAGCCCCTACGATCAAAATCTGGTCGCCGCCGTCGCCGGGCAGATTGCCCTGACCGTGGAAAACAGCCGCCTCTTCACCCAAACGCAATCCCGACTACGCGAAACAGAAGCGCTGTACCAGCTTACACATCTCCTCAGCACGACGCTAGACGTAGAAGAAATCTATCGCCGCGCCGCGCGCGCCTTCACCGAACAACTCGGCGCCAGCCGCTGCCTGATCGCCTCCTGGGAGGCAGAAGCAGACACCATTACGGTTCAGGCAGAGCACGCCGCGAATACCCTCGCCCACAACCAACAACTGCCCGCCTATTCCGCGCTGGCCCTCAACGATTTTCCCTCGGCGCGGCAGGCGCTTGCCACACAAGAACCGGTAGCGCGACGAATTGACGACCCGCGGCTTCCCGTGCCAGAAGAAGAACTGCTGCGCCGCATGGGGCAGGTAAACGTGTTGCTGGTCCCCCTCCTGTTCGCCGGAGAAGCTTCTGGCCTCGTGATTCTGTTCAATCAACAGCGCCCCTTTTCCTCCGCGGAAACGCGCCTGATCTCCGCTCTGGCGAACCAAACCACCATTGCCCTGCGCAACGCGCTGCTGGCAACGGAGACCCGCAACCGCGTGACGCAGTTGACCACGCTCTACCGCGTCGGGCAGAGGCTGGCGCAGGCCCCCACCCTGCAAGCGGTGTACGATGGCGCGCGCCGCGAAATTCTGGCGCTCACCGAAGCCACGGAGATGTCCGTTTATCTGGCGCAAGATGGAGATAGGCCGCGCCAGGCTGCTTATCATTATCAATATGGAATCGGCACGGATAGACTGGATACGCTATCAAGCAAGCCGTTCAACGACGACCTGAGCGCTTACGTCACGCGGCAAGAGGCGGTGGTCATCGTTAATGCCGGCAGCCATGCCCACCTCCGCCGCCTCATCCCCGAACACATCCCCCCGACACTCCATTCCGCCTGGGCGGGATTCCCCCTCATCGTTGCCAACCGCTGCATCGGCGTCCTGGCATTGGCGCACGATGAAAACGTCGCCGCCTTCCCCACCGATGAAGCCAGTCTGTTGGAAACCATCGCCGCCTCCCTGGCCGTCGCCATCAATAATCAGTTGCAGTTAGAGCAGACACGCCAGGCATTACAGGCGCAAACAGCCCAGGGCGTGCAATTACAGGCCGCGGCCCAGGTCGCTGCCGCCGCCAGCAGCATCCTCGACCCTGAAATCTTATTGCAAAGCGCGGTGGACCTGCTGCAAACGACCTTTGAACTCTATTACGTGGGCATTTTCCTCGTGGACGCCGCCGCCAACGAAGCCGTCCTGCGCGGAGCCACGGGAGAAGCAGGGCGCAACCAGTTGCAGGAAGCGTATCGTTTACCGCTTGGTCCGGGATCGCTCATCGGCAACGCCAGTGCCGACGGGCGCGCCCGCGTTGTCCCCGATGTGCGTCAGAATCCCGAATGGCGTCCTAATCCCTTCTTGCCATTGACCCGCTCCGAGTTGGCTCTGCCGCTGCGGGTGCGGGAACGAGTCATTGGCGCGCTCACCGTGCAGAGCGAGCACGTAAACCACTTCACGACGCAGCTTGTGCAAACGCTGCAAACCATCGCCGACCAATTAGCCATCGCCATTGACAATGGCCGCCTGCTGCAAGACAGCATCCTCTACTCAACCCAGTTGCAGTTAGCGGCGGAGATATCACGGGCGGCGAGTACCATTCTGGATCGGGATCAGTTGATTGGTTCAGTGGTGAATCTGATCCAGGAACAGTTCGATCTGTATTATGTGGGGTTGTTCCTGGTAGATAAGCAGGGAATGGCCGTGCTGCAAGGTGGCACGGGTTCCGCCGGGGCCGAACACTTGCGCCAGGGCCTGCGCTTCCCCGTGTTGGAAGACCCACCCCCCGAACTGGCGTCCCTGGTGGGCGTATCCATTGCGCGGGGCACAACCCTGGTGGAGGAGGACGTGCGCCAGGCCCGCTATTGGACCGCCGATCCCTTGCTGCCCCGGACACGGTCTGAGTTGTCGCTACAGTTGCACGCGCGCGGACGCATCATCGGAGCCATATCCGCACAGAGCGATCAACTGGGAGGGTTCAGCGCGGAAAGTATATCCGTCCTCCAATCCCTCGCCGATCAGATTGCCATTACGATTGAAAATGCGGACCTCTTTGCGCAAACGGAACGCAGTCTGCTTATGAGTACAGCCCTGTATGAAACAGGGAGGCAGGTTACAGAAGCCACGGACGCGCTCACGATTTATCAGTCCCTGGTGGATTTTGCCGCTACCGCAGAGATATGTGACGCTGTGCTGGTGATCGCGCCCGACCCACTGTCGCCGGAACAACTCCTGGTCGCCGCCTCGTGGAATCGCGCGGCTATCGCCACGGATGACGAGACGCGGCTTCAGCGCGAGCATTTTCCGCATGGTAACGACGGTTGGGGAACGCGGATCATTCATGTGACAAACGGGCAGGAAGATGAGCGGCTGGACGCTTCCCTACACCAGCTTTTCCAACGTCTTCAGGTGCGTGGGGCGGACATGATCCCTATTCTGGTGGAGGCGGAATGGCTGGCTACGCTGATCCTGGCGCGCGCCATCGCCGCAAGTCTGCCTGACCGCAATTTGCAGCCGTTTTTGACCCTGGCGGACCAGACGGCGACGCATTTGGCTAACCAACGGCTGCTGGCGGAAACAAATGCGCTGTACCGCATCAGCGGTGAATTAAACCAGGCATTGACGCAGGAGGACGCGCTGGACATGACGGTGTCCGCCGTGGCGGCTTACACGGGCGTGCCGCAGTGCCGTTTTGTCCTGTACGACGAGCAGAGCGGCACGGGGTCGGTGGCGGCGGAGTTTACACGGGGGCAGGAGGAAGGGCCGCATCTGGGTATGACGGTGGTGGAAGCGGGTTTCTTTGCCGAACTGGCCCGGCGGCGGGAGTTGATGATATTTGAGGACACGGGGGAGGAAAGCGCGGCGGTCGTTGCGCATTTGCGTCCTTTTGCGGCGCGTGCCGGCATTTTCATCCCCGCATTCAGCCAACAACAATTCATCGGCTACCTGGCCCTGGACCTCCCCGGCAATCCGCAATCCGTCAATCGCTCCAGCTATAACTACACCCAGGCCGTCATCGGGCAGCTCACCACCTTCCTGGAAAACCTGCGCCTGCTGGACGACACCATGCGCAGCGCCCACGAACTGGTGACCCTGAACCAAATCGGCACACACATCTCCGGCATCCTCAACCTGCCCCAGTTGGCGGAAACCGTCAACGCCCAGCTTGGCCGGCTGCTGCCCAACGACGCCTTCCTCATGGCCCTTTATCGCGCCAACACGCAAACCGTGCAAACCCTCCTCTGCCACTATCAGGGCGAGACCGTGCCGCTGCCACCGCGAACGCTCCGCGCCGAGGAGCCGCTGTACACCTTCCTGCATGGGCTGGAGCCAATCATCATCGCCGGCCAGATGCCGTTGGCCCGCGCCGAAAGTGAGCATTGGGGTCGCCCCTCCCTTCCCTCCTCCATCTGGTCCCCCCTGCTGCGCGAAGGCGTGCCCATCGGCTACATATCCGTCCATTCGCGTCGTCCGCGGGCCTATCTGCCCAACCACATGCAGTTACTGCGCACCATCGCCACGCAAACCAGCCTGGCCGTCTCCAATGCCCAGTTGTTTCAACAGACGCAGCAAAACGTGGCCGAACTGCGGAAGCTGTTGCGCGTTTCGCAAGCGGCGGCCTCCAGCGTGGAGGCCGACGAACGCATCCGCAACACCGTCAGCGCCCTGCATGACAGCCTGAACAAGGCCAGTGTGGCAATTTACATCCTGGACGAATCGCGGCAAGAGCTTCACCAGATCGCCGCCCGTGGCAGCCACACCTTCTCCGCCATGCTGTCGGCGGAGCATGGGCTGCCGCGCCAGGTGCTATCCTGGGGCGAACCGATTATCGTCAATGACGCGCGTGCGTCCGGCGGAGGAACCGGTCCGCGCGACGATTCATTTTCCCAACTGCTCATCCCCCTGGCTCTGGGGCGACGCATGATTGGCATCATCTACGTACAGAGCCAGCAATCACCCGCATTTAGCGATGACGACGTGCGCCTGTTGCAGACGTTGAGCGGCAACCTGGCGACGACGATTGAGAGCGGGCGACTCTTCCAGGAGATTCAGGCGGCCAATGAGCGGCTGCGCGAGGTAGACCGTCTGAAAACGCAGTTCCTGGCAAATATGTCGCACGAACTGCGCACGCCGCTTAATTCGATTATTGGCTTCTCACGCTTGATGTTGAAGGGCATTGATGGTCCAATCACGCCGGAGCAAGAGGAAGACCTGAGTTCCATCCACACCAGCGGGCAGCACTTGCTGCGCCTGATTAACGACATTCTGGACATGTCGAAGATTGAGGCGGGGAAGATGGTCCTCATTCTTGAACAGGTGGACCTGGTGGAAGTCGCCCGGAATGTACTCGCATCCATTTCCGCGCTGTTGGCGGGGAAACCGGTAACGCTGCAAACCGTTTTCGCGCCCGACCTGCCCACCATTGAGGCGGACCCGATTCGGATGCGCCAGATTTTGCTGAATTTGCTCTCGAACGCGGCGAAATTTACGGATGCCGGCACAATCCAACTGCACATACAGCGCGAAAATGACACTGTTCACCTGCAAGTGGCCGACACCGGCAAGGGCATCGCCGAAAAAGATTTCGACAAACTCTTCCGCGAATTTGAGCAAGTAGACGCCTCGCCCACGCGCGAAGTGGGCGGCACGGGGCTGGGGCTGCCCATTACCAAGAATCTTGTAACCATGCACGGCGGTGAAATCTGGGTGGAAAGCGTGTTGGAACGTGGCTCCACGTTCCATGTCCGCCTGCCCATACGTCAGTCCAATACCTGA
- a CDS encoding GAF domain-containing protein, giving the protein MRQRSWWERLLTIYTDDPQTQQDGRLLQTLIIFLLLPTTLAFFLRAVVALIERLTAARFDMGLPLATVALTYLYNLTITVICLWLIRRGRLMPALHLYFSALDLILLAILLATGGQQLLPLFSLALLPIFGTSLLGGFRHSLPYAAFSLIIIPLVLTAAGQSSLEHIITNLVLILAIWTYSERLNHNVRDLRELTQDVQTLADTLQQRVDEQTASLQRRAEQLRRSVEVGRAASASLDLDQLMHSTTELIRNQFGFYHASLFLLDSNRQQAIVRESTGQIGKQLKERQHSLPVGSNSLVGWAAANRRPRVARDVGTDPVHFSNPLLPETRSEAVLPLIAHGELLGVLDIQSKEVDAFQQEDLAIMQLMADQLASNIDNARLYAESGRRADLLAQLPEIASLMTQQADLRGALNVLVQRCMTLLQSDGATAWIWHEDIQKLELAAGYVQGEQIPAGVSLDPGEGLPGQLFQSNQTLRIDDYAEWMAQSTTASGMIQDLDVMAAIAVPLRQSDHPLGVLILTRDHGALPYSAEESQFLESLALLSSTTIRNRQLLDETRRLAQREQLVNQITARLQRNLEINALLDTAADELGAVLGNRQVQIHLFQPDQTADSSVRHT; this is encoded by the coding sequence ATGCGCCAGAGATCGTGGTGGGAACGGCTGCTGACGATATACACGGACGACCCGCAAACACAGCAAGACGGTCGCCTGCTGCAAACCCTCATCATCTTCCTGCTGCTGCCAACGACATTGGCGTTTTTCTTACGCGCCGTTGTCGCCCTGATCGAACGCCTGACGGCAGCGCGCTTCGACATGGGGCTGCCGCTGGCGACGGTTGCGCTCACGTACCTCTACAATCTCACAATCACGGTCATCTGTCTTTGGTTGATTCGTCGTGGTCGGTTAATGCCGGCACTGCACCTCTACTTCAGCGCCCTCGACCTCATCCTTTTGGCCATCCTGCTTGCCACCGGGGGACAGCAACTTCTCCCCCTTTTCTCCCTGGCCCTCCTGCCTATTTTCGGCACCAGCCTCCTCGGCGGCTTTCGCCACAGCCTTCCCTACGCCGCCTTTTCCCTCATCATCATCCCCCTCGTCCTCACCGCCGCCGGTCAATCCAGCCTGGAACACATCATCACCAACCTCGTCCTCATCCTGGCTATCTGGACCTACAGCGAGCGCCTCAACCACAACGTGCGCGACCTGCGCGAACTTACCCAAGACGTCCAAACCCTGGCCGACACCTTGCAGCAGCGCGTTGACGAACAAACCGCCAGCCTCCAGCGGCGGGCCGAACAACTCCGCCGCAGCGTCGAAGTAGGCCGCGCCGCCAGCGCGTCGCTTGACCTCGACCAACTCATGCACAGCACCACCGAACTTATCCGCAACCAGTTTGGTTTCTATCACGCCTCCCTCTTTCTCCTGGACAGCAACCGGCAGCAAGCCATCGTGCGCGAATCAACCGGGCAAATCGGCAAACAGTTAAAAGAGCGGCAACACTCCCTCCCCGTTGGCTCAAACTCACTCGTCGGCTGGGCCGCCGCCAATCGTCGCCCCCGCGTCGCCCGCGATGTCGGCACCGACCCCGTACACTTCAGCAATCCCCTCCTACCCGAAACGCGCTCCGAAGCCGTACTGCCCTTGATCGCACACGGCGAACTCCTGGGCGTGCTAGACATACAAAGCAAGGAAGTGGACGCATTTCAGCAGGAAGACCTGGCCATCATGCAGTTAATGGCCGACCAACTAGCCAGCAATATCGACAACGCTCGCCTCTATGCCGAATCCGGCAGGCGGGCCGATCTGCTGGCGCAACTTCCCGAAATCGCTTCACTAATGACGCAGCAAGCAGACCTGCGCGGCGCGCTCAACGTGCTCGTCCAACGCTGCATGACCCTGCTACAATCCGATGGCGCCACCGCCTGGATTTGGCATGAAGACATCCAGAAACTAGAACTCGCCGCCGGCTATGTTCAAGGAGAACAGATACCCGCCGGCGTCTCCCTCGATCCGGGAGAAGGTCTGCCAGGGCAGCTTTTCCAGTCTAATCAAACGCTCCGCATCGACGATTACGCGGAATGGATGGCCCAATCCACCACAGCTTCGGGAATGATACAAGACCTGGATGTGATGGCAGCTATTGCCGTACCTCTACGCCAGAGCGATCATCCACTGGGCGTACTCATTCTCACACGAGACCACGGCGCGCTACCCTACTCCGCGGAAGAATCCCAATTCCTGGAGTCACTCGCCCTGCTCAGCAGCACCACCATCCGCAACCGCCAACTCCTTGACGAAACGCGCCGCCTGGCGCAGCGGGAACAACTCGTCAACCAGATTACGGCCAGGTTGCAGCGCAATCTGGAGATTAACGCCCTGTTGGATACGGCCGCGGATGAATTGGGCGCGGTTCTGGGTAATCGCCAGGTACAAATTCACCTCTTCCAACCCGACCAGACCGCGGATTCGTCTGTTCGCCACACGTGA
- a CDS encoding response regulator yields MNVPARPTIDPKDAYVLVVEDNVSNFVLVARLLAFMGVHRCEWKTTGWGVVEFAATMPRVDLILMDLRLPHEDGYEALAQLRAHPGLRDTLVVVVTAQGSTAEMEKARQAGFDGFLSKPLDADRFPEQIRQVLAGIPVWDLGR; encoded by the coding sequence ATGAACGTGCCAGCTCGTCCTACCATTGACCCCAAAGATGCATATGTCCTGGTTGTCGAGGACAACGTCTCCAATTTCGTCCTCGTCGCGCGCCTCCTCGCCTTCATGGGCGTGCATCGCTGCGAATGGAAAACGACGGGCTGGGGCGTGGTTGAGTTTGCCGCCACCATGCCCCGGGTAGACCTGATCTTGATGGATTTGCGCCTGCCACACGAAGATGGGTATGAGGCACTGGCGCAACTGCGGGCGCACCCAGGGCTGCGCGACACGCTGGTCGTCGTCGTGACGGCGCAGGGAAGCACGGCGGAAATGGAAAAAGCGCGGCAAGCTGGCTTCGATGGTTTTCTTTCCAAGCCTCTGGACGCAGACCGTTTTCCGGAACAGATTCGCCAGGTTCTTGCCGGCATTCCCGTGTGGGACCTGGGTCGCTAA
- a CDS encoding response regulator yields MSDPSDQESPPVILYVEDNLTNFQLVRRLLTAEGFVVRGAASRQALFTSLRERTPDIILMDLNMPHDDGYTLTAQIRALEALRYVPIIAVTANVLPSDRSRSLAAGCTDFIQKPIDVDLFPDQLRAHLSSRSKRRAGLAQSAR; encoded by the coding sequence ATGAGCGATCCGTCCGATCAAGAATCACCACCCGTCATCCTCTATGTCGAAGACAACCTGACAAATTTCCAACTCGTGCGGCGATTGCTCACCGCGGAAGGATTTGTCGTACGTGGCGCTGCTTCGCGGCAGGCGCTGTTTACCTCGCTGCGCGAACGTACGCCCGACATCATCCTCATGGATCTGAACATGCCCCACGACGACGGCTACACATTGACGGCACAAATCCGCGCTCTGGAAGCCCTGCGCTATGTACCCATCATCGCCGTGACGGCCAATGTCCTGCCCTCCGACCGCAGCCGCAGCCTCGCCGCCGGCTGCACCGACTTCATTCAAAAACCAATTGATGTTGATCTGTTCCCAGACCAGTTGCGCGCGCATTTATCCTCACGTTCCAAGCGCCGCGCCGGCCTTGCTCAGTCCGCCCGGTGA
- a CDS encoding aminoacyl-tRNA deacylase — MEKTLAMKVLEGRKVPYEVLTYPETERDARMIAGMFGVPANHVFKTLVVPRPKGKPLLVLVPADCQLDLKKLARAVGEKKLKMAAHKEAEALTGLQVGGISPLALLNKGFMVLLDASAAELPFVYVSAGKKGINLKVPTAALRQITAARLVDVATPEDAPTVAN; from the coding sequence GTGGAGAAAACGCTGGCGATGAAGGTGCTAGAGGGGCGTAAAGTGCCCTATGAGGTGCTGACATACCCGGAAACGGAGCGGGATGCGCGGATGATAGCCGGGATGTTTGGCGTGCCGGCAAATCACGTCTTCAAAACGCTGGTTGTGCCCCGGCCCAAAGGAAAGCCGCTGCTGGTGCTTGTGCCCGCCGATTGCCAGCTTGACCTGAAGAAGCTGGCGCGGGCGGTGGGGGAAAAAAAGCTGAAGATGGCCGCGCACAAGGAGGCGGAGGCGCTCACCGGGTTGCAGGTGGGGGGGATTTCGCCGCTGGCGCTGCTGAACAAAGGCTTTATGGTGCTGCTGGATGCGTCGGCGGCGGAACTCCCGTTCGTTTATGTGAGTGCCGGCAAAAAGGGCATCAACCTGAAAGTTCCCACCGCCGCCCTGCGCCAGATCACCGCCGCCCGCCTCGTGGACGTGGCCACCCCGGAAGACGCGCCAACCGTCGCCAACTGA